One Chryseobacterium indoltheticum DNA segment encodes these proteins:
- a CDS encoding DUF2339 domain-containing protein, with translation MTSPLLLIFILIILVSWVYYKLNRRIEILEKQISDLSKKESQENEEIKEIQNEEVILPTQATSYNFTSTATSTDRKETEQEIQKDWLVPFDFIKNNILTIIGIFTLVLGIGYFVKYAIDKNWIGENSRMGIGFLAGFILIIAAHFIRKNYTIFSSIIMGGGLAVLYFTTTIAFREYHLFTQNTAFLITCAITLLSIFLSYRYNSETLIVFSLFGGFLAPLMISTGQSNYIFLFTYLSFLNIGMLITVYLKNWKSVGWIAFIFTAIYLYFWTIQKTDLTTIIFYIVTYIIFYAFALQNYFKSNTLSKLDILMLVLINFTSIIGLVYIFNVLRYDPLSIFPLAFALINVFFAFREYQNKKFERNYSVFAGIGISLLTLAVALQFKTHLITSVWAIEASLLLYIWKKTNHSIFKVFFYLLFPLVILSQMMTWTEYINNEKHLTVVFNPVFLTSLVVIASCFFNLILLKKESKEKSDTEFFENTFKILCFGVIYLSILFELIYQLSSLHLVIILTYSFLYSIVFTCLLLSIKNQLSISENLENLLIYGALLLFIAHISSSQIVNAVLSKEIDLSFYWVHLIYLLPLLYFIIKLIPKSQFLKQKASYWIVSFVCILSVSFEFYRIYIFSNNSNYKNLFEHQEHFRVLYLPIIWAVLSCSFIFAGLKKNIPELNKIGFSLLGITILKLYLYDVWQMDNVSRIIAFIILGIILLMSSFMFQKFKNMLKNLVEKDENSADEEI, from the coding sequence ATGACTTCCCCTTTACTTCTAATTTTCATATTAATCATTCTTGTCTCTTGGGTTTATTACAAACTTAATCGGAGAATTGAGATTTTAGAAAAACAGATTTCCGATTTATCAAAAAAAGAATCTCAGGAAAATGAGGAAATAAAGGAAATACAAAATGAGGAAGTTATCTTACCTACACAAGCAACCAGCTACAATTTCACATCTACTGCTACCTCTACAGATCGTAAGGAAACAGAACAAGAGATTCAAAAAGACTGGCTGGTTCCTTTTGATTTTATCAAAAACAATATCCTTACGATTATTGGCATCTTTACTTTGGTTTTAGGAATAGGTTATTTTGTGAAATACGCCATCGATAAAAACTGGATTGGTGAGAACTCAAGAATGGGAATTGGTTTTCTGGCAGGATTTATTCTTATCATTGCAGCTCATTTCATTAGAAAAAACTATACTATTTTCTCATCTATAATTATGGGTGGCGGACTTGCTGTGCTCTATTTTACGACCACGATTGCATTCAGAGAATATCATTTGTTTACGCAGAATACCGCATTTCTTATCACTTGCGCGATTACTTTGCTTTCCATATTTCTTTCGTACCGTTACAACAGTGAAACACTGATTGTTTTTTCATTGTTCGGTGGCTTTCTGGCTCCGTTAATGATCAGCACCGGGCAAAGCAATTACATTTTCCTTTTTACCTATCTATCTTTTTTAAATATAGGAATGCTGATTACTGTTTATCTTAAAAACTGGAAAAGTGTCGGCTGGATCGCTTTTATTTTTACAGCAATCTATCTCTATTTCTGGACTATTCAGAAAACTGATCTTACCACTATTATATTTTACATCGTTACGTATATTATATTTTATGCGTTTGCGCTTCAGAATTATTTTAAATCTAATACGCTTTCAAAGCTTGATATTTTGATGCTGGTTTTGATTAATTTTACGAGTATCATTGGTCTGGTTTATATATTTAATGTTTTAAGATATGACCCGTTAAGTATTTTCCCGCTCGCTTTTGCATTGATCAATGTATTTTTTGCTTTCAGAGAATATCAGAATAAGAAGTTTGAAAGAAATTATTCTGTTTTTGCAGGAATCGGCATCAGTCTTTTGACTTTGGCGGTGGCATTACAATTTAAAACCCACCTCATCACCAGTGTTTGGGCAATAGAAGCCTCACTTTTGTTGTACATATGGAAAAAGACCAATCACAGCATTTTCAAAGTATTTTTCTACCTGCTTTTTCCGCTGGTTATTTTATCGCAAATGATGACCTGGACGGAATATATTAATAATGAAAAACATTTAACCGTCGTTTTCAATCCTGTTTTTCTGACAAGTCTTGTTGTTATTGCAAGTTGCTTTTTCAATTTGATTTTACTTAAAAAAGAGTCGAAAGAAAAAAGTGATACCGAGTTTTTTGAAAACACTTTTAAAATTTTATGCTTTGGCGTTATATATCTTTCTATTCTGTTTGAATTGATTTACCAGCTTTCATCATTGCATCTTGTCATCATTCTTACATATAGCTTTTTGTACAGCATTGTTTTTACGTGTCTATTATTAAGCATAAAGAATCAATTAAGCATTTCAGAAAATTTAGAAAACCTATTGATTTATGGAGCATTACTCTTGTTTATAGCACATATTTCAAGTTCACAAATCGTAAATGCAGTATTATCAAAAGAAATTGATCTTAGTTTTTATTGGGTTCATTTAATATATTTGTTGCCGCTGCTGTATTTCATTATAAAGCTGATTCCAAAATCGCAGTTTTTGAAACAGAAAGCAAGCTACTGGATTGTATCATTTGTATGTATTCTTTCTGTAAGTTTTGAATTCTACAGAATTTATATTTTCTCAAATAATAGTAATTATAAAAATCTCTTTGAACACCAAGAACACTTCAGGGTTCTTTATCTTCCTATTATTTGGGCTGTTTTATCCTGCAGTTTTATTTTTGCAGGTCTTAAAAAGAATATTCCAGAGCTCAATAAAATAGGCTTTAGTTTACTTGGGATTACTATCCTCAAACTATATCTTTATGATGTCTGGCAAATGGATAATGTTTCAAGAATTATAGCGTTTATTATTTTAGGTATAATTTTATTGATGAGCTCTTTTATGTTTCAAAAATTTAAAAACATGCTAAAAAATCTTGTTGAAAAAGATGAAAACTCGGCCGATGAAGAGATTTAA
- a CDS encoding replication-associated recombination protein A, whose translation MNHNTPLAERLRPKTLDEVLGQEHLTGEKGTIRKMLENDALNSLILWGPPGTGKTTLAEIISEKSGRKFFKLSAVSSGVKDVRDVIEDAKKQNLFSGKSPILFIDEIHRFNKSQQDSLLHAVEKGWVVLIGATTENPSFEVVSALLSRSQVYILKALSHEKLEELIDIASERFNKDERTDFKIKEKEAFIQYSGGDGRKLINSVELVLNQFKNSDNKEISNDDVMSVLQETMALYDKNGEQHYDIISAFIKSMRGSDPNGAVYWLARMIAGGEDIKFIARRMLILASEDIGLANPNALVIANNCFQAINVIGNPEARILLSETAIYLAVSPKSNSAYAAINEALAFVKKTGNLPVPLHLRNAPTKLMKDLDYGKEYKYAHSFEGNFVDQDFLPQEIKDAKFYEPGNNATEKKIYDELKKKWNNKY comes from the coding sequence TTGAATCACAATACTCCTTTAGCAGAAAGATTAAGACCGAAAACCTTAGATGAAGTTTTGGGGCAGGAGCATCTTACCGGTGAAAAAGGCACAATCAGAAAGATGCTGGAAAATGATGCCTTAAATTCTCTTATTCTCTGGGGACCACCGGGAACAGGAAAAACGACTTTGGCAGAAATTATTTCTGAAAAATCAGGAAGGAAATTTTTTAAACTTTCGGCTGTTTCTTCGGGGGTTAAGGATGTTCGGGATGTGATAGAAGATGCCAAAAAACAGAATCTTTTTTCAGGAAAATCTCCGATTCTATTTATTGATGAGATACACCGTTTTAATAAATCTCAGCAGGATTCTCTTCTTCATGCTGTAGAAAAAGGATGGGTGGTTCTTATTGGCGCAACTACAGAAAATCCTAGTTTTGAGGTGGTTTCCGCTTTGCTTTCGAGAAGTCAGGTTTATATATTGAAAGCTTTAAGTCACGAAAAGCTGGAAGAGCTTATTGATATTGCTTCAGAACGATTTAATAAAGATGAGAGAACTGATTTTAAGATTAAAGAAAAGGAGGCTTTCATTCAGTATTCAGGTGGTGATGGCAGAAAGCTGATCAATTCAGTGGAGTTGGTACTTAATCAGTTTAAAAATTCAGACAATAAAGAGATTTCCAATGATGATGTTATGTCGGTTCTTCAGGAAACGATGGCGTTGTATGATAAAAATGGAGAGCAGCATTATGATATTATTTCGGCTTTTATTAAATCGATGCGCGGAAGCGATCCTAATGGTGCAGTTTATTGGCTTGCAAGAATGATTGCTGGTGGAGAAGATATTAAATTTATTGCGCGAAGAATGCTTATTCTCGCCTCCGAGGATATTGGTCTGGCCAATCCGAATGCTTTGGTTATTGCCAACAATTGTTTTCAGGCAATCAATGTCATCGGGAATCCTGAAGCAAGAATTTTATTGAGTGAAACGGCTATTTATCTTGCAGTTTCTCCAAAAAGCAACTCGGCATATGCTGCGATTAATGAAGCTTTAGCGTTTGTAAAGAAAACCGGGAATCTGCCTGTGCCTTTGCATTTACGAAATGCTCCGACAAAGCTGATGAAAGATTTAGATTATGGTAAAGAATACAAATATGCTCATTCTTTTGAAGGCAATTTTGTGGATCAGGATTTTTTGCCGCAAGAAATAAAAGATGCTAAATTCTACGAACCAGGAAATAATGCCACCGAAAAGAAAATATACGACGAACTAAAGAAAAAGTGGAATAACAAATATTAA
- the yidD gene encoding membrane protein insertion efficiency factor YidD, whose product MKLSFNKIITSPLVILIKFYQWFISPLLPKNCRYEPTCSHYMVESLQVHGIFKGFWLGIKRISKCHPWGGSGYDPVPPKN is encoded by the coding sequence TTGAAACTTTCATTTAATAAAATCATTACTTCACCCTTGGTAATTCTCATTAAATTTTACCAATGGTTTATCTCGCCTTTACTTCCCAAGAATTGCCGATACGAGCCTACCTGTTCGCATTATATGGTAGAATCTCTGCAGGTACACGGCATTTTTAAAGGATTTTGGCTGGGTATAAAAAGAATTTCAAAATGTCATCCCTGGGGCGGAAGCGGCTATGATCCGGTTCCTCCAAAAAATTAA
- the lgt gene encoding prolipoprotein diacylglyceryl transferase, with protein sequence MWDPTSGIELGPITLHFYSLMFIFAFGLGYVLMTKMFNTDNVNLKYLEPLFTWTLIGTILGARMGHVIFYQPELFKEDFWSVFLPISTKNGLKFTGFSGLASHGATIALIFTTLYYSFKIIKKNPFWVYDRLGIVVAIGGAFVRMGNFFNSEIVGKPVDPNSPFALLFPQQSSEYGITVPRYPTQLFEAIGYVLLFILLWVLYKKTDKKYQQGWLFGLFFIILWAIRFFVEFLKEPQGDEFISFAGLNTGQILSIPFMIAGFVIMIYSKKFKITEAENAKPE encoded by the coding sequence ATCTGGGATCCTACTTCAGGAATTGAATTGGGACCGATAACGCTTCATTTCTACAGTTTGATGTTCATTTTCGCATTTGGTCTTGGATATGTCTTAATGACCAAAATGTTTAATACGGATAATGTAAACCTTAAATATCTTGAACCTCTTTTTACATGGACTTTAATCGGGACAATTTTGGGAGCAAGAATGGGACACGTTATTTTTTATCAGCCTGAACTATTCAAAGAAGATTTTTGGAGTGTATTTTTACCAATCAGTACAAAAAATGGTTTAAAATTCACAGGATTTTCAGGACTGGCAAGTCACGGAGCTACAATTGCATTAATTTTCACAACGCTTTATTATTCATTTAAAATCATCAAGAAAAATCCGTTTTGGGTATATGACAGACTTGGAATCGTGGTTGCAATTGGAGGCGCATTTGTGAGAATGGGTAACTTTTTCAATTCTGAAATCGTTGGTAAACCAGTTGATCCTAATTCTCCTTTTGCCTTACTTTTCCCACAACAAAGCAGTGAATACGGAATTACCGTTCCGCGTTACCCGACGCAGTTATTTGAAGCAATCGGTTATGTCTTATTATTTATTTTACTTTGGGTTTTATACAAGAAAACTGATAAAAAGTATCAGCAAGGTTGGCTATTTGGTTTATTCTTCATTATCCTTTGGGCGATCAGATTCTTTGTAGAATTCCTGAAAGAGCCTCAAGGCGATGAGTTTATTTCTTTTGCAGGATTAAATACAGGGCAGATTTTATCAATCCCATTCATGATTGCAGGATTTGTAATAATGATTTATTCTAAAAAATTCAAAATTACAGAAGCTGAAAATGCTAAACCTGAATAA
- a CDS encoding bifunctional ADP-dependent NAD(P)H-hydrate dehydratase/NAD(P)H-hydrate epimerase: MKVFTVENIRLADQYTIKNEPVSSVQLMERAALNCAEWIYSNCKNHTKFAVFCGNGNNGGDGFAIARMLYLKGFDIDVFINKDHLKFSDDALVNYKKLKDISGISLKDFHEIERYNFDEKTIIIDALFGTGLSRNPEGIFKKVIEILNSKVNPKISIDIPSGMFADQINNENATIFKADYTLTFQFWKRAFLHPETGSFTGKVVVLDINLSQEFIENTSSNDFVIDDEVIKNIFKIRQDFAHKGTYGKSIIVGGSYGKIGAIMLATKSALKAGSGLTFVLAPNCGYEILQTNAPEAMFMNGGEKNINQIEEQENTVYGIGPGLGTEKETEKALVKFLENHQSPLILDADALNIISKDNNYMKLIPKKSIITPHPKEFERLFGKTENSFDRLDLAKTKAKDLGIYIVLKDHHTQVITPSGNVFYNITGNSGLAKGGSGDILTGIITSLLAQKYSEEEAAVLGVWLHGKAADFAAEKYSKEAMQPTDVINELGNVFLDLNKKATTQL, from the coding sequence ATGAAAGTTTTTACTGTTGAAAATATCAGATTGGCTGATCAATATACGATTAAGAATGAGCCGGTTTCATCTGTTCAGTTGATGGAAAGAGCTGCTCTGAATTGTGCTGAGTGGATTTATTCAAACTGTAAAAATCATACAAAGTTTGCTGTATTTTGCGGAAACGGAAATAATGGCGGTGACGGTTTTGCCATTGCAAGAATGCTGTATCTGAAAGGTTTTGATATAGACGTTTTTATTAATAAGGATCATCTCAAGTTTTCTGATGATGCTTTAGTAAATTATAAAAAATTAAAAGATATTTCAGGAATTTCGCTGAAAGATTTTCATGAGATCGAAAGATACAATTTTGATGAGAAAACAATTATCATCGATGCTCTTTTCGGAACCGGATTATCAAGAAACCCGGAAGGGATTTTCAAAAAAGTGATTGAAATTTTAAATTCAAAAGTTAATCCCAAAATATCAATTGATATTCCGTCAGGGATGTTTGCCGATCAAATCAATAATGAAAATGCAACGATCTTCAAAGCAGATTACACGTTGACTTTCCAGTTTTGGAAGAGGGCTTTCCTTCATCCGGAAACCGGAAGTTTTACAGGAAAAGTGGTTGTTTTAGATATCAATTTATCTCAGGAATTTATTGAAAATACTTCAAGTAATGATTTTGTAATTGATGATGAAGTCATTAAGAATATTTTTAAAATCAGACAAGATTTTGCCCATAAAGGCACTTATGGTAAATCAATTATTGTAGGCGGAAGTTACGGGAAAATAGGAGCGATAATGTTAGCTACGAAATCTGCTTTAAAAGCGGGTTCAGGTCTGACGTTTGTCCTCGCTCCCAATTGTGGTTACGAAATACTACAGACAAATGCTCCTGAAGCAATGTTTATGAATGGTGGCGAAAAAAATATTAATCAGATTGAAGAACAGGAAAATACGGTCTACGGAATTGGCCCCGGTCTCGGAACGGAAAAAGAAACGGAAAAAGCATTGGTGAAATTTCTTGAAAATCATCAATCTCCTTTAATTTTGGATGCTGATGCGTTAAATATTATTTCTAAAGACAATAATTACATGAAATTGATCCCCAAAAAATCAATTATTACGCCGCATCCGAAAGAATTTGAGAGGCTTTTCGGTAAAACGGAAAACTCATTTGACAGATTAGATTTAGCCAAAACAAAAGCAAAAGACTTGGGAATTTATATAGTTTTAAAAGATCATCACACGCAAGTTATAACACCATCGGGAAATGTTTTCTACAATATCACAGGAAATTCAGGCTTGGCAAAAGGGGGAAGCGGAGATATCTTGACCGGAATTATCACTTCACTTTTAGCACAAAAATATTCTGAAGAAGAAGCTGCCGTTTTAGGAGTCTGGCTTCACGGAAAAGCTGCTGATTTTGCTGCCGAAAAGTATTCAAAAGAAGCAATGCAGCCGACCGATGTAATTAATGAACTCGGAAACGTCTTTCTCGACTTAAACAAAAAAGCCACAACTCAGTTGTGA
- the mscL gene encoding large conductance mechanosensitive channel protein MscL has protein sequence MGFVKEFKDFAFKGNVVDLAVGVIIGAAFSAIVKSFVDDIITPLLLNPALEKANVKNIAELSWNGVKYGNFLSSVISFLIVAFVLFLLIKVISRLNRKEEVPAAPAGPTEDQKLLMEIRDLLKTKNNI, from the coding sequence ATGGGATTTGTTAAAGAATTTAAAGATTTTGCATTCAAAGGGAATGTTGTAGATCTTGCTGTCGGTGTTATTATCGGAGCAGCTTTCAGTGCGATTGTAAAATCATTTGTAGACGATATTATTACACCATTGCTTCTAAACCCTGCTTTAGAAAAAGCGAATGTAAAAAATATAGCTGAACTTTCCTGGAACGGTGTGAAATATGGTAATTTTCTATCTTCTGTAATTAGTTTCCTAATTGTAGCTTTTGTTTTATTTCTTCTTATTAAAGTAATCAGCAGGCTCAACAGAAAAGAAGAAGTACCTGCAGCTCCTGCAGGACCAACTGAAGACCAAAAATTATTAATGGAAATCAGAGATTTGTTAAAAACAAAAAATAATATATAA
- a CDS encoding D-2-hydroxyacid dehydrogenase, giving the protein MKVLANDGLDQSGVDALTEKGFEVITTKVPQELLLDYINEHKIRTVLVRSATQVRKDIIDNCPSLEIIGRGGVGMDNIDVDYAREKGIHVINTPSASSESVAELVFAHLFSGARFLQDSNRKMPLVGDTEFASLKKAYAAGIELKGKTIGIVGMGRIGQEVAKIALGLGMRVIAADNMVGKASIKVTFYNNQFINVDIETEPLEQVLKHSDFITLHVPAQKEGYMIGKSEFEMMKDGVAIVNCSRGGVIDETALIEALDSGKVRFAGLDVFINEPTPSKEIITHSKISVTPHTGASTLEAQDRIGLSLAEQISSILQIH; this is encoded by the coding sequence ATGAAAGTTTTAGCAAACGACGGTTTAGATCAATCAGGAGTTGATGCACTAACCGAGAAAGGCTTTGAAGTAATTACAACAAAAGTTCCTCAGGAGCTTCTTTTAGATTACATCAACGAGCACAAGATCCGTACTGTTCTGGTAAGAAGTGCGACGCAGGTAAGAAAAGATATTATTGATAATTGTCCGTCACTGGAAATCATCGGAAGAGGTGGAGTTGGGATGGATAATATTGATGTAGATTATGCAAGAGAAAAAGGAATTCATGTGATCAATACGCCTTCTGCTTCCTCAGAATCGGTTGCTGAATTGGTTTTTGCACATTTGTTTTCAGGAGCAAGATTTTTGCAGGATTCAAACAGAAAAATGCCTCTGGTTGGTGATACTGAATTTGCATCGCTTAAAAAAGCTTACGCTGCAGGGATTGAATTAAAAGGAAAAACCATCGGAATTGTAGGAATGGGAAGAATCGGTCAGGAAGTTGCCAAAATCGCTTTAGGTTTGGGAATGAGAGTGATCGCTGCTGATAATATGGTAGGAAAGGCGAGTATTAAGGTAACTTTCTACAACAATCAGTTCATCAATGTTGATATTGAAACTGAACCTTTGGAACAGGTTTTAAAACATTCAGATTTTATTACGCTTCACGTTCCGGCTCAGAAAGAGGGCTACATGATTGGTAAATCTGAGTTTGAAATGATGAAAGACGGTGTTGCCATCGTTAATTGCTCAAGAGGTGGTGTAATCGATGAAACTGCATTAATTGAAGCGTTAGATTCAGGGAAAGTAAGGTTTGCAGGCCTTGATGTTTTCATTAATGAGCCGACTCCTTCAAAAGAAATTATTACACATTCTAAAATTTCGGTAACACCACATACAGGTGCTTCTACTTTAGAAGCTCAGGATAGAATCGGGCTGTCTTTAGCAGAACAGATCTCAAGTATTTTGCAGATTCATTAA